One window of the Rhizobiaceae bacterium genome contains the following:
- a CDS encoding ATP-binding cassette domain-containing protein, protein MSAAASMNDAILTVEHLSMKFGGLIAIGDLSFEARRGEITALIGPNGAGKTTVFNCITGFYKPSEGMITLRRRDGTAYLLERLPNHEIPARAKVARTFQNIRLFSGMTVLENLLVAQHNKLMKASGFTVLGLLGIGGYANASRESVELAKFWLEKADLVSRADDPAGDLPYGAQRRLEIARAMCTGPELLCLDEPAAGLNPKESLALNALLNDIKENTGTSILLIEHDMSVVMQISDHVVVLEYGRKISDGDPASVKSDPKVIAAYLGVDDEEVTDVLIEVGDEGVIEELDAEPDPEHGPGASSSMMAGPVSDTISHSDEEEIVKVSPGASKARLVEAAEARHASSGVSNALAAPRGGAPDRLTRIKGIGPVNERKLHENGIFHFEQIAAWTRDDIIVVETYLAFDGRIDREDWIGQAKALAAQTGGKAGEKK, encoded by the coding sequence ATGAGTGCGGCAGCTTCCATGAACGACGCCATCCTCACCGTCGAGCATCTGTCGATGAAGTTCGGCGGACTGATCGCCATCGGCGATCTTTCCTTCGAGGCCCGGCGCGGCGAGATCACGGCGCTGATCGGCCCGAACGGAGCCGGCAAGACGACCGTGTTCAACTGCATCACCGGCTTCTACAAGCCGAGCGAGGGCATGATAACGCTCAGGCGGCGCGACGGCACCGCCTATCTGCTCGAGCGCCTGCCCAACCACGAGATTCCGGCGCGGGCGAAGGTCGCCCGCACGTTCCAGAACATCCGGCTCTTCTCCGGCATGACGGTGCTGGAGAACCTGCTGGTCGCCCAGCACAACAAGCTGATGAAAGCCTCGGGCTTCACGGTTCTCGGGCTGCTCGGCATAGGGGGGTACGCCAACGCCTCGCGGGAGTCGGTGGAGCTGGCGAAGTTCTGGCTGGAGAAGGCCGACCTGGTCAGCCGGGCGGACGATCCGGCCGGCGACCTGCCCTATGGCGCGCAGCGCCGCCTCGAGATCGCGCGAGCCATGTGCACGGGGCCGGAACTGCTCTGCCTCGACGAGCCCGCCGCAGGTCTGAACCCCAAGGAGTCGCTGGCGCTAAACGCCCTGCTCAACGACATCAAGGAAAACACCGGCACGTCAATCCTGCTGATCGAGCACGACATGTCGGTGGTCATGCAGATCTCCGATCACGTGGTCGTGCTGGAATACGGCCGCAAGATCTCGGACGGCGACCCTGCCTCCGTGAAGAGCGACCCGAAGGTCATCGCCGCCTATCTCGGCGTGGACGACGAGGAAGTCACGGACGTGCTGATCGAGGTCGGCGACGAGGGAGTGATCGAGGAACTGGACGCCGAGCCCGATCCGGAGCATGGACCCGGCGCGTCGTCCTCCATGATGGCCGGCCCCGTCTCCGACACGATCAGCCACAGCGACGAGGAAGAGATCGTCAAGGTTTCGCCCGGCGCGTCGAAGGCGCGGCTCGTGGAGGCGGCGGAAGCCCGCCACGCATCTTCCGGCGTATCGAACGCGCTCGCCGCGCCGCGCGGCGGCGCGCCGGACCGGCTGACACGGATCAAGGGCATAGGACCCGTCAACGAGCGCAAGCTCCACGAAAACGGCATCTTCCATTTCGAGCAGATCGCGGCCTGGACACGCGACGACATCATCGTGGTGGAAACCTATCTCGCCTTCGACGGCCGCATCGACCGCGAGGACTGGATCGGGCAGGCGAAGGCGCTGGCAGCGCAGACCGGCGGCAAGGCAGGGGAGAAGAAGTGA
- the livM gene encoding high-affinity branched-chain amino acid ABC transporter permease LivM: protein MAAVTTTVQADTSLIARALREALYAGVISFGLFVLFIGLKTDQNIRNELILVQRWGLLAFVVGAVMIVRFLTIAFIHPAMERGEGSIFRKIGLAVPVAFLLGLVVFYPPFRGWVIELLAVWKTWVFIVLAAALVYADRAFPAFRAKRTAVAVVIMFLVPALAIFASGLQGSLKWIDNFGIQILIYVMLAWGLNIVVGLAGLLDLGYVAFYAVGAYSYALLGTEFGWSFWILLPAAGLMAAFWGVILGFPVLRLRGDYLAIVTLAFGEIIRLVLINWREVTNGSAGISGVPKVDFFGWFTFNVADPNYIAKVFDLPTSSVYYKIFLYYLILLLALLTAFVTVRLRRMPVGRAWEALREDEIACRSLGINTTNTKLTAFAIGAMFAGFAGSFFAARQGFVSPESFIFIESAIILAIVVLGGMGSLAGIAVAAAVMIGGTEILRELQFLKQVFGPDFTPELYRMLLFGMAMVIVMIWKPRGFVGSREPTAFLFERKSVSSEFTKEGHG, encoded by the coding sequence ATGGCAGCCGTCACGACCACCGTCCAGGCCGACACCTCGCTTATCGCCCGCGCCCTGCGGGAGGCGCTCTATGCAGGCGTCATCTCCTTCGGCCTCTTCGTCCTCTTCATCGGCCTGAAAACCGATCAGAACATCCGCAACGAGCTCATCCTGGTGCAGCGCTGGGGCCTTCTGGCCTTCGTCGTCGGGGCGGTGATGATCGTGCGCTTCCTCACCATCGCCTTCATCCATCCGGCGATGGAGCGTGGCGAGGGCAGTATCTTCCGCAAGATCGGGCTGGCGGTCCCGGTCGCGTTCCTGCTCGGGCTCGTCGTCTTCTATCCGCCTTTCCGCGGCTGGGTGATCGAGCTTCTCGCCGTCTGGAAGACCTGGGTCTTCATCGTGCTGGCCGCTGCGCTGGTCTACGCCGACCGCGCCTTTCCGGCATTCCGCGCGAAGCGGACGGCGGTCGCGGTCGTCATCATGTTCCTGGTGCCCGCTCTCGCCATTTTCGCATCCGGCCTGCAGGGCTCGCTCAAATGGATCGACAATTTCGGCATCCAGATCCTGATCTATGTGATGCTGGCCTGGGGCCTGAACATCGTCGTCGGGCTCGCCGGCCTGCTCGACCTCGGCTACGTCGCCTTCTATGCGGTCGGCGCCTATTCCTACGCGCTTCTCGGAACCGAGTTCGGCTGGTCGTTCTGGATTCTGCTGCCGGCGGCCGGCCTCATGGCGGCGTTCTGGGGCGTCATTCTCGGCTTTCCGGTGCTCAGGCTGCGCGGCGACTACCTCGCCATCGTGACGCTGGCTTTCGGCGAGATCATCCGCCTCGTGCTCATCAACTGGCGCGAGGTGACGAACGGCTCGGCGGGCATTTCGGGCGTGCCCAAGGTCGATTTCTTCGGCTGGTTCACCTTCAACGTGGCGGACCCCAACTATATCGCCAAGGTCTTCGACCTGCCGACGTCGAGCGTCTACTACAAGATCTTCCTCTACTATCTCATCCTGCTGCTGGCGCTGCTCACCGCCTTCGTCACCGTTCGTCTGCGCCGCATGCCCGTCGGCCGGGCCTGGGAGGCGTTGCGCGAGGACGAGATCGCGTGCCGGTCGCTGGGTATCAACACCACGAACACCAAGCTGACGGCATTCGCCATCGGCGCCATGTTCGCGGGCTTCGCGGGCTCCTTCTTCGCCGCCCGCCAGGGCTTCGTGAGCCCGGAATCGTTCATCTTCATCGAGTCAGCCATCATTCTGGCGATCGTCGTTCTCGGCGGCATGGGCTCGCTGGCCGGAATCGCGGTCGCCGCCGCGGTGATGATCGGCGGCACGGAGATCCTGCGCGAACTGCAGTTTCTCAAGCAGGTGTTCGGGCCTGATTTCACGCCGGAACTCTACCGCATGCTGCTTTTCGGCATGGCCATGGTGATCGTCATGATCTGGAAGCCGCGCGGCTTCGTCGGCAGCCGCGAGCCCACCGCCTTCCTCTTCGAGAGGAAGTCGGTGTCCAGCGAATTCACCAAGGAAGGCCACGGCTGA
- a CDS encoding branched-chain amino acid ABC transporter permease LivH (LivHMGF is the membrane component of the LIV-I/LS branched-chain amino acid transporter), translating into MEYFVQQLVNGLTLGSIYGLIAIGYTMVYGIIGMINFAHGDIFMVGAFIALIVFLILVSAFYAVPVAIALLIMMVVAMLLTSLYNWTIEKIAYRPLRGSFRLAPLITAIGMSIVLSNFVQVTQGPRNKPIPPMVSQVYNIAGISISLKQIIIVVVTISLLAIFWYLVNRTALGRAQRACEQDRKMAALLGVDVDRTISITFIMGASLAAVAGTLFLMYYGVVAFSDGFVPGVKAFTAAVLGGIGSLPGAVLGGLMIGFIESMWSAYFSIDYKDVAAFSILAIVLIFLPSGILGRPEVEKV; encoded by the coding sequence ATGGAATACTTCGTCCAGCAGCTTGTTAACGGGCTGACGCTGGGGTCGATCTATGGCCTCATCGCGATCGGCTATACGATGGTGTACGGCATCATCGGCATGATCAACTTCGCCCATGGCGACATCTTCATGGTTGGCGCCTTCATCGCCCTGATCGTCTTCCTGATCCTGGTGAGCGCCTTCTATGCCGTCCCGGTGGCGATCGCGCTCCTGATCATGATGGTGGTCGCGATGCTGCTGACCAGCCTCTACAACTGGACGATCGAGAAGATCGCCTACAGGCCGCTCCGCGGCTCGTTCCGTCTCGCGCCCCTGATCACCGCCATCGGCATGTCGATCGTTCTGTCGAACTTCGTGCAGGTCACGCAGGGTCCGCGCAACAAGCCGATCCCGCCTATGGTGAGCCAAGTCTACAACATTGCAGGCATATCGATCTCGCTGAAGCAGATCATCATCGTGGTGGTGACGATCTCGCTGCTCGCCATCTTCTGGTATCTCGTCAACCGCACCGCGCTTGGCCGCGCGCAGCGCGCCTGCGAGCAGGACCGCAAGATGGCTGCTCTTCTCGGCGTCGACGTCGACCGCACCATTTCCATTACCTTCATCATGGGCGCGTCGCTCGCCGCCGTGGCCGGCACGTTGTTCCTGATGTATTACGGCGTCGTCGCCTTCTCGGACGGCTTCGTGCCCGGCGTGAAGGCCTTCACGGCGGCCGTTCTCGGCGGCATCGGCTCGTTGCCCGGCGCAGTGCTTGGCGGCCTGATGATCGGCTTCATCGAGAGCATGTGGTCGGCCTATTTCTCGATCGACTACAAGGACGTCGCGGCCTTCTCGATCCTCGCGATCGTCCTGATCTTCCTGCCTTCCGGCATACTTGGCCGGCCCGAAGTCGAAAAGGTCTGA
- a CDS encoding 4-hydroxyproline epimerase, giving the protein MARNIFTCIDGHTCGNPVRLVAGGGPQLKGSTMMERRAHFLAEYDWIRTGLMFEPRGHDVMSGSILYPPTREDCDIAILFIETSGCLPMCGHGTIGSVTMAVENGLVRPKTPGVLRLDTPAGLVIAEYRQEGDYVEEVRITNVPSFLYAEELTVDCPTLGEITVDVAYGGNFYAIVEPQANYRDMADHSAGDFIAWSPVVRRRLNEKYSFVHPENPGINRLSHMLWTGAPQHADADARNAVFYGDKAIDRSPCGTGTSARMAHLHGKGRLKAGDSFVHESIIGSLFRGRVERETSVAGKPAIVPSIGGWARQTGLNTIFIDDRDPFAHGFVVS; this is encoded by the coding sequence ATGGCCCGCAACATCTTCACCTGCATCGACGGCCACACCTGCGGCAATCCGGTGCGTCTCGTGGCCGGCGGCGGTCCGCAGCTGAAGGGCTCGACCATGATGGAGCGGCGGGCGCATTTCCTCGCCGAATACGACTGGATACGCACCGGACTCATGTTCGAACCGCGGGGCCATGACGTCATGTCCGGATCGATCCTCTATCCGCCCACGCGGGAGGACTGCGACATCGCCATATTGTTCATCGAGACCTCGGGCTGCCTGCCCATGTGCGGACACGGCACCATCGGCTCGGTGACCATGGCGGTCGAGAACGGTCTTGTCCGCCCGAAGACGCCGGGCGTGCTGCGCCTCGACACGCCGGCCGGTCTGGTGATCGCCGAATACCGGCAGGAAGGCGATTATGTCGAGGAGGTGCGCATCACCAACGTGCCGTCCTTCCTCTATGCTGAAGAGTTGACGGTCGACTGTCCGACGCTCGGCGAGATCACCGTGGACGTCGCCTATGGCGGGAATTTCTATGCCATCGTCGAGCCGCAGGCGAACTATCGTGACATGGCGGATCATTCGGCCGGTGATTTCATCGCCTGGAGTCCCGTGGTGCGCCGGCGGCTCAACGAGAAGTACAGCTTCGTCCATCCGGAGAATCCCGGCATCAACCGCCTGTCGCACATGCTGTGGACCGGTGCGCCACAGCATGCGGATGCCGACGCGCGCAACGCGGTGTTCTACGGCGACAAGGCGATCGACCGCTCGCCCTGCGGCACCGGCACGTCCGCGCGCATGGCCCATCTCCACGGCAAGGGAAGACTGAAGGCAGGGGATTCCTTCGTGCACGAATCGATCATCGGTTCGCTGTTCAGGGGTCGCGTCGAGCGCGAGACCAGCGTGGCAGGCAAGCCGGCGATCGTTCCCTCGATCGGCGGGTGGGCGCGGCAGACGGGACTGAACACGATCTTCATCGACGACCGCGATCCGTTCGCGCACGGATTCGTGGTTTCCTGA
- a CDS encoding FAD-binding oxidoreductase: MATSQPLPADIDIAIVGAGIVGICAAACLAEAGLSVTVFDRTGICEETSSGNAAAFAFSDVLPLSQKGMIRNLPRWLADPIGPLAIPPAYLPRLAPWLWRFWRAGAASRYEAALTAQGALMKLAESEWMALMDRSGTRHMLREDGSLELYESEGEFQASLPGWAARERCGIEYRHVTGKALAVLQPGLSPQFVKGTFVPGWKTVADPKLLGKAIWTYAEGLGVRFVQTELETAKLARAVQGETEVVLRFRDGTVRKARYLLIAAGAWSHRFARLFGDRIPLETERGYNTTLPRTSFDVKRQLIFSGHGFVVTPLDTGLRIGGAVELAGLEHPPNYARSKAMLEKARRFLPGLDPAGGREWMGFRPSLPDSVPVIGRARSPGVFYAFGHGHLGLTQAAATGRLIADLVLGKNPPIDVSPFSPQRF; encoded by the coding sequence ATGGCAACCTCTCAGCCCCTGCCGGCGGACATCGATATCGCCATCGTCGGCGCGGGCATTGTCGGCATCTGCGCGGCGGCCTGTCTGGCGGAGGCCGGATTGTCGGTCACGGTCTTTGACCGTACCGGCATCTGCGAGGAAACAAGTTCGGGCAACGCCGCCGCATTTGCCTTTTCGGATGTGCTGCCGCTTTCGCAGAAGGGCATGATCCGCAACCTGCCGCGCTGGCTGGCGGACCCGATCGGCCCGCTCGCCATCCCGCCCGCCTATTTGCCGAGACTGGCGCCATGGCTGTGGCGCTTCTGGCGGGCGGGCGCGGCCTCGAGATACGAGGCGGCGCTGACGGCGCAGGGCGCGCTGATGAAGCTTGCCGAATCCGAGTGGATGGCATTGATGGATCGGTCCGGCACGCGCCATATGCTGCGTGAGGACGGCTCGCTCGAACTCTACGAGAGTGAGGGGGAATTCCAGGCCTCGCTGCCCGGCTGGGCCGCCCGCGAGCGCTGCGGCATCGAATACCGCCATGTGACAGGCAAGGCGCTGGCGGTGCTGCAGCCCGGTCTCTCGCCACAATTCGTCAAGGGCACCTTCGTGCCCGGCTGGAAGACGGTCGCCGATCCGAAGCTGCTCGGCAAGGCCATATGGACCTACGCGGAGGGCCTCGGCGTCCGGTTCGTACAGACCGAACTTGAGACAGCGAAGCTTGCGCGTGCCGTGCAGGGCGAGACGGAGGTCGTCTTGCGGTTTCGCGACGGCACCGTGCGCAAGGCGCGGTACCTGTTGATCGCCGCCGGGGCATGGTCGCATCGCTTCGCCCGCCTGTTCGGAGACAGGATACCGCTGGAGACCGAGCGTGGCTACAATACGACGCTGCCCCGGACGTCGTTCGACGTGAAGCGGCAGCTTATCTTTTCCGGACACGGCTTCGTCGTCACGCCGCTTGACACAGGACTTCGCATCGGCGGCGCGGTGGAACTCGCCGGTCTCGAACATCCGCCGAACTATGCCCGCTCGAAGGCGATGCTGGAAAAGGCGCGCCGCTTCCTGCCCGGCCTCGACCCCGCAGGCGGACGCGAGTGGATGGGTTTCCGCCCCTCCTTGCCGGATTCGGTGCCGGTAATCGGCCGCGCCCGATCGCCCGGCGTCTTCTACGCATTCGGCCACGGCCATCTCGGCCTCACGCAGGCCGCCGCGACCGGCCGCTTGATCGCCGACCTCGTCCTTGGCAAGAATCCGCCGATCGACGTTTCGCCCTTCTCACCACAGCGCTTCTGA
- a CDS encoding dihydrodipicolinate synthase family protein, producing MWNGVFPAVTTKFTEDDRLDHAEMERCYGLQMDAGCDALIVCGSLGEGPMLSHDEKLEVFQTARKVAGKRPVLLTINEAATRDAASLAKRAAKAGADGLMVVPSPIYHTNPEETVAALKAVASAGGLPVMIYSNRIAYRVDVTTDVMAELAADDLFVAIKESSDDIRRSTEIFNRFGDRFDVFTGVDNLAFEALAIGAVGWVAGLVTAFPKETVAIYQLMKQGRYDEALKIYRWFRPLLDLDVSTYLVQNIKLAEVLEIGTNDRVRMPRQPLAGERRANVEKIVRDAIATRPELPKLTVAKAA from the coding sequence ATGTGGAATGGAGTTTTCCCCGCCGTCACCACCAAGTTCACCGAGGACGACCGGCTCGACCACGCCGAAATGGAGCGCTGCTACGGCCTGCAGATGGATGCCGGCTGCGACGCGCTCATCGTCTGCGGCTCGCTCGGCGAAGGCCCGATGCTCAGCCATGACGAGAAGCTGGAAGTGTTCCAGACCGCGCGCAAAGTGGCCGGCAAGCGTCCCGTTCTGCTCACCATCAATGAAGCCGCCACCCGTGACGCGGCATCGCTGGCAAAGCGCGCCGCAAAGGCCGGAGCGGACGGTCTCATGGTCGTGCCGAGCCCGATCTATCACACCAACCCGGAAGAAACCGTCGCGGCGTTGAAGGCCGTCGCATCGGCCGGTGGCCTGCCGGTGATGATCTATTCCAATCGTATCGCCTATCGCGTCGATGTGACGACCGACGTCATGGCGGAACTCGCCGCCGACGATCTCTTCGTCGCCATCAAGGAATCGTCCGACGATATCCGCCGCTCGACCGAGATCTTCAACCGTTTCGGTGACCGTTTCGACGTGTTCACCGGCGTCGACAATCTCGCCTTCGAAGCATTGGCCATCGGTGCGGTCGGCTGGGTCGCCGGCCTGGTCACCGCCTTCCCGAAGGAGACCGTCGCCATCTACCAGCTCATGAAGCAGGGGCGCTATGATGAGGCGCTGAAGATCTATCGCTGGTTCCGTCCTTTGCTCGATCTCGACGTCTCCACCTATCTCGTCCAGAACATCAAGCTGGCGGAAGTGCTGGAGATCGGCACCAACGACCGCGTGCGCATGCCGCGTCAGCCGCTCGCCGGTGAGCGCCGCGCCAATGTCGAAAAGATCGTCAGGGACGCCATCGCGACGCGGCCAGAACTGCCGAAGCTGACCGTGGCGAAGGCGGCCTGA